The Chloroflexota bacterium genome contains a region encoding:
- a CDS encoding glycosyltransferase family 4 protein — MRVLILTHHYPPEVGAPQTRLSGTARFLRDRGHDVAVVTAMPSYPTGVIPERYRRSPRLSQRIDGIQVERTWTYAKPGGSIGLRLANQLSFTGSALAALPAVGPRDVILVESPPLFLGFTGALYSAALRAPMVLHVSDLWPAVPIELGALKNQRAIQAAHLFERGVYRASRRLIVVTERWRDQIAADGVPAEKIDLVTNGVDATFLDPTLAASERLRVRAELGLADKVVVACIGTVSFVYGYDAILDAAGQLAARLDVHFLIVGDGSQRAAVTETLASRGLTNVTLLPAQPHARIRALLAASDISVSALLPMPVTRGQLPVRILEAMAMARPVIFSGEGVAARLVAESDAGIVTPPADPSALAAAITTLADAPERRAVHGAAGRATILDRFNRATVAGKIEASLLRAIDG, encoded by the coding sequence CGGCGCGCTTTCTGCGCGACCGTGGTCATGATGTGGCCGTCGTGACGGCGATGCCGTCCTACCCGACGGGCGTCATCCCCGAGCGCTATCGGCGGTCGCCCCGCCTGAGCCAGCGGATCGACGGCATCCAGGTCGAACGGACCTGGACCTACGCGAAGCCCGGCGGCTCGATCGGGCTGCGGCTGGCGAATCAGCTGTCGTTCACGGGGTCGGCGCTGGCGGCCCTGCCGGCGGTCGGGCCGCGCGACGTGATCCTGGTCGAGAGCCCGCCGCTCTTCCTCGGATTCACCGGGGCGCTCTACAGCGCGGCCCTGCGCGCCCCGATGGTCCTGCACGTCTCCGACCTCTGGCCGGCCGTCCCCATCGAGCTTGGCGCGCTCAAGAACCAGCGGGCGATCCAGGCCGCACACCTGTTCGAGCGGGGAGTGTACCGGGCCAGCCGACGGCTGATCGTGGTCACCGAACGCTGGCGGGATCAGATCGCCGCCGACGGCGTGCCGGCCGAGAAGATCGACCTGGTGACGAACGGCGTCGATGCGACGTTCCTCGACCCGACGCTTGCCGCGTCGGAGCGGCTGCGCGTCCGCGCCGAACTCGGACTGGCCGACAAGGTGGTCGTCGCCTGCATCGGGACGGTCAGCTTCGTGTACGGCTACGACGCCATCCTGGACGCTGCCGGGCAACTCGCGGCGCGGCTCGACGTGCACTTCTTGATCGTCGGCGACGGCTCCCAGAGGGCGGCAGTGACCGAGACGCTCGCCTCACGCGGCCTGACAAACGTGACGCTGCTGCCGGCCCAGCCGCATGCCCGCATCCGGGCGCTGCTGGCCGCATCGGACATCTCGGTCAGTGCGCTGTTGCCGATGCCCGTGACGCGGGGGCAGTTGCCGGTCCGGATCCTCGAAGCGATGGCGATGGCCCGCCCGGTGATCTTCAGCGGCGAGGGGGTGGCCGCCCGGCTGGTAGCCGAGAGCGATGCCGGCATCGTGACGCCGCCTGCCGATCCGTCCGCACTGGCGGCCGCCATCACGACGCTGGCGGACGCCCCTGAACGACGGGCTGTTCACGGCGCAGCAGGCCGCGCCACGATCCTCGACCGCTTCAACCGCGCGACGGTCGCTGGCAAGATCGAAGCGTCATTGCTGCGCGCCATCGACGGCTAG